One stretch of Lucilia cuprina isolate Lc7/37 chromosome 6, ASM2204524v1, whole genome shotgun sequence DNA includes these proteins:
- the LOC111686182 gene encoding zinc finger protein 808-like translates to MDITIKMETNNIKVGETSTMILNTIKKEEDELIIESDEQWMPIKFEDEQNDYYKEYCQEFIEDTCSHVCIKNESSLDYYKIEYLDEKEYNDDEDDDGESENVKDDLYETSEENNEDDTDYEVEDDEDEEVHAVVDSEGNMKNEYNLQLKHYAKDITKKNKYSENDRSNRNSFTLNHWLLENYIQHICPECNKHVATYKGMLKHIILKHKNAIEEAQNDYVINSENYGTCKKCQRKYKQAFNMYKHSVRHRENSHGLRELKCKMCNYKSTKYIVHRHFVAQHPDIVNEYKKWVNENNTFKCPICHYTYMNNQNQRIWHHFMDKHPLEYCEKFRYNCHLCQHESFAEEQLYLQHLIREHELNCWEKFNFRKLFANKDYLACGICHLVYLRNDTSKLLKHYLEHDNSIYWSCRFCEKKCSYKDTARSSHICSKMISYYARRHKEDGDKKIKNLQEFEEHMAHVCPFCKEDFDRLLDWQKHLRSKHAIDTAKGLGMKEAAAVDSKLHCSYCHRNVANTPVQLHSHHFKHLPFKPYKCRHCQQTLATFKMAVNHVVKRCNDDKDRNDIKEASNIVETAKVEIQCAFCNYQKFADAKEVYVHFQNKHKNFEEFFTSDTLRKDDTMSSCIVCHEKFSQNEQQLRLEHVFTHFDEKIFKCPLCPISYVKLNSCSGHKSKMHNYKPIEKTHISLNDKDKLNKYQRTASISNLSQTILYTEVLKEFAEFISFDCPVCNESLSNQNEWHLHIITQHEIFDKSKVFLKDTNGTWKCQTCKCKLPKFLNRRLAHIFTHMPYRPFTCNLCYFNSCCLYELYKHCRRRHFSPGTFKCPNCPEVLATSHQKTEHLKEKHAPHEWPHHIQCSMCFVVLESESALKRHSSIHDNQRMNCETCCSKSHSKKKEKNKINKKLCIDSSSVSACKVSKAKLPPNVKEDERDLGVGVKSKNLKLSNKRKVVRKKPDVMKVTRDVNDGEIKSEKSNVKKRKCNK, encoded by the coding sequence ATGGATATTACCATAAAAAtggaaacaaataatattaaagttgGCGAAACAAGTACTATgatattaaatacaattaaaaaagaagaagatgaGCTAATAATTGAAAGTGATGAACAATGGATGCCAATAAAATTTGAGGATGAACAAAATGattattataaagaatattGTCAGGAATTTATAGAAGATACATGCTCccatgtttgtataaaaaatgaatCGTCTCttgattattataaaattgaatatttagATGAAAAGGAATATAATGATGATGAAGACGATGATGGGGAAAGTGAGAATGTTAAAGATGATTTGTATGAAACAAGTGAAGAAAATAATGAAGATGATACCGATTATGAGGTTGAAGATGACGAGGACGAAGAAGTTCATGCTGTTGTTGATAGTGAGGGTAATATGAAAAATGaatataatttacaattaaaacattACGCTAAAGATATAACTAAAAAGAACAAGTATTCAGAAAACGATAGATCTAATAGAAATAGTTTTACTTTAAATCATTggcttttagaaaattatattcaacATATTTGCCCAGAATGTAACAAACATGTAGCTACCTATAAAGGAATGCTTAAACATATAATTCTCAAGCATAAAAATGCTATTGAAGAAGCACAAAATGATTATGTTATAAACAGTGAAAACTACGGAACATGTAAGAAATGTCAACGGAAATATAAACAAgcttttaatatgtataaacattCAGTAAGACATCGTGAAAATTCTCATGGTTTAAGGGAGCTAAAGTGTAAAATGTGCAATTATAAAAGTACAAAATATATAGTACATAGACATTTTGTTGCCCAGCATCCGGACATTgtgaatgaatataaaaaatggGTTAATGAGAATAATACATTCAAGTGTCCAATTTGCCATTACACTTATATGAATAATCAAAATCAAAGAATTTGGCATCACTTTATGGACAAGCATCCGCTGGAATATTGTGAGAAATTTCGCTATAATTGTCATCTATGTCAGCATGAAAGTTTTGCTGAGGAGCAATTGTATCTGCAGCATTTAATAAGAGAACATGAATTAAATTGCtgggaaaaatttaattttcgtaAACTTTTTGCCAATAAGGATTATTTAGCCTGTGGTATATGTCATTTAGTGTATCTTAGAAATGATACAAGTAAATTACTTAAACATTATCTAGAACATGACAACTCGATCTATTGGTCATGtagattttgtgaaaaaaaatgttcatataaagATACTGCACGCAGTAGTCACATTTGTTCTAAAATGATAAGTTATTATGCCAGACGCCATAAAGAAGATGgagataagaaaataaaaaatttacaagaatTTGAAGAGCATATGGCACATGTTTGTCCATTTTGTAAAGAAGACTTCGATAGATTACTAGATTGGCAAAAGCATTTAAGAAGCAAACATGCAATCGACACTGCCAAAGGTTTGGGAATGAAGGAAGCAGCAGCTGTTGACAGTAAATTGCATTGTAGCTATTGTCATAGAAATGTTGCAAATACTCCGGTACAATTACATTCAcatcattttaaacatttacccTTTAAGCCCTATAAATGTCGACACTGTCAGCAAACATTGGCTACATTTAAAATGGCCGTTAATCATGTGGTGAAACGTTGTAATGATGACAAGGATAGAAATGATATTAAGGAAGCTTCAAATATAGTTGAAACCGCTAAGGTAGAAATACAATGTGCCTTTTGCAACTATCAAAAATTCGCTGATGCGAAAGAGGTttatgtacattttcaaaataaacacaaaaattttgagGAATTCTTTACCTCAGACACCTTAAGGAAAGATGATACGATGTCTTCGTGCATAGTATGCCACgagaaattttcacaaaacgAACAACAGCTACGTTTAGAACACGTGTTTACACATTTCGatgaaaagatttttaaatgtcCTCTTTGTCCAATATCTTATGTTAAGCTTAACTCCTGTAGCGGTCACAAGTCTAAAATGCACAATTACAAACCAATAGAAAAAACTCACATAAGTCTTAATGACAAAGACAAACTAAACAAATATCAGCGCACTGCATCTATATCAAATTTATCTCAAACTATTCTATACACTGAGGTACTCAAGGAATTTGCTGAATTCATTAGCTTTGATTGTCCTGTCTGCAATGAAAGCTTGTCCAATCAAAATGAATGGCATTTACATATTATCACACAGCatgagatttttgataaatcaAAGGTGTTTCTTAAAGACACCAATGGTACTTGGAAATGTCAGACATGTAAATGTAAATTGCCGAAATTTTTAAACCGTCGCCTGGCACACATTTTTACACATATGCCTTATCGTCCATTTACATGCAATTTGTGCTATTTCAATAGCTGTTGTTTATATGAACTCTATAAACATTGTCGTCGAAGACATTTTTCCCCAGGCACCTTTAAGTGCCCCAATTGTCCGGAAGTTTTAGCAACCTCACACCAAAAAACCGAACATTTAAAGGAAAAGCATGCGCCCCACGAATGGCCCCATCATATTCAATGCTCTATGTGTTTTGTAGTATTAGAAAGTGAGTCTGCTTTAAAAAGACATAGTTCTATACATGATAATCAACGTATGAATTGTGAAACCTGCTGTAGCAAATCTCATAGCaagaagaaagaaaagaataagattaataaaaaactttgtataGATAGTTCCTCAGTGTCTGCTTGTAAAGTGTCTAAAGCAAAACTTCCTCCGAATGTTAAGGAAGATGAGAGAGATTTGGGTGTTGGAGTTAAATCTAAGAACttaaaattaagtaataaaagaaaagttgttagAAAAAAACCAGATGTTATGAAAGTAACAAGAGATGTGAATGATGGTGAGATTAAATCGGAAAAGTCAAatgtaaaaaagagaaaatgtaataaataa
- the LOC111686184 gene encoding transmembrane protein 14 homolog codes for MPADLIGYLYAATVAAGGIMGYVKAGSLPSLGAGLAFGAILGFGAHLNSQEPPRPLLQLSTSLALAGMMGARWNRSGKLMPAGMICIISVAALIRNVITYNRYLPLPGRN; via the exons atgcctGCCGATCTTATTGGTTATCTGTATGCCGCCACTGTGGCAGCCGGTGGTATTATGGGATATGTTAAAGCTG GTTCATTACCCTCTTTGGGTGCCGGTTTAGCATTTGGTGCCATACTTGGTTTTGGTGCTCACTTAAACTCCCAAGAACCACCACGTCCTTTATTACAATTGAGTACTTCGTTGGCTTTGGCCGGTATGATGGGTGCTAGATGGAATCGTTCTGGAAAATTGATGCCTGCCGGCATGATTTGTATTATATCGGTGGCAGCTTTGATAAGAAATGTTATCACCTATAATAGGTATTTACCATTGCCGGGCCGAAATTAA